From one Neorhizobium galegae genomic stretch:
- the gtdA gene encoding gentisate 1,2-dioxygenase, whose translation MHEIDAATVAKREEFYARIKPHNMAPLWEVMKGMLPPEPASKAQAHRWRYDDIRPLILESGSLLTAEEAERRVLILENPAFPAQSRATSTLYAGIQIIMPGEVAPAHRHTPSALRFMLEGSGAYTTVGGERTRMAFGDFVITPVWAWHDHGNDGSDPAAWLDGLDVPMIAFFEAVFREDSNDTEQELLRPEGDSLARFGSGMMPIGGTSPYGQTTPIFNYPYERSREALYRASRGEEIDAHIGTTLRYANPIDGGWTMPTMSAWLSHVPKGMETARIRSTDHIVMCIAEGTGSITVGAKTFDFGPKDVIVVPGWSWRSFKANEDVVVFCFSDRVAQEKLGYFREDRTRV comes from the coding sequence ATGCACGAGATCGATGCAGCCACCGTTGCGAAACGGGAGGAATTTTATGCGCGGATCAAGCCGCACAACATGGCGCCCCTCTGGGAAGTGATGAAGGGCATGCTGCCGCCGGAGCCGGCTTCCAAGGCGCAGGCGCATCGCTGGCGTTACGACGACATCCGCCCGCTGATCCTCGAATCCGGCAGCCTGCTGACCGCCGAAGAGGCGGAGCGTCGCGTGCTGATCCTCGAAAACCCCGCCTTCCCGGCCCAGTCGCGCGCCACCTCGACGCTTTATGCCGGCATCCAGATCATCATGCCGGGTGAAGTGGCGCCGGCCCACCGCCACACCCCGTCGGCGCTGCGTTTCATGCTGGAAGGTTCAGGCGCCTATACGACCGTCGGCGGCGAGCGCACCCGCATGGCATTCGGCGATTTTGTCATCACACCCGTCTGGGCCTGGCACGACCACGGCAATGACGGCTCTGACCCGGCCGCATGGCTGGACGGTCTCGACGTGCCGATGATCGCCTTTTTCGAAGCGGTGTTCCGCGAGGATTCCAACGACACCGAGCAGGAACTGCTTCGGCCGGAAGGTGACTCGCTCGCCCGTTTCGGTTCCGGCATGATGCCGATCGGCGGCACAAGCCCCTATGGCCAGACGACCCCGATCTTCAACTATCCCTATGAGCGCAGCCGCGAGGCCCTTTACCGCGCCTCGCGTGGCGAGGAAATCGACGCCCATATCGGCACGACGCTGCGCTATGCCAACCCGATCGACGGCGGCTGGACGATGCCGACCATGTCGGCATGGCTCAGCCATGTCCCGAAAGGCATGGAAACCGCAAGAATCCGTTCGACGGATCATATCGTCATGTGCATCGCCGAAGGCACCGGCTCAATCACGGTCGGCGCTAAAACCTTCGATTTCGGCCCCAAGGATGTGATCGTCGTGCCGGGCTGGTCATGGCGCTCGTTCAAGGCCAACGAAGACGTCGTCGTATTCTGCTTCTCCGACCGCGTGGCGCAGGAGAAGCTCGGCTATTTCCGCGAAGACCGCACCCGCGTCTGA